The Exiguobacterium mexicanum genome includes a window with the following:
- a CDS encoding DUF2194 domain-containing protein: MEKRTVISFSLFIVLFLVVVGAIQYLRIHSLHTLLPNVAEQQMNIDQLKSDASAKAGEHQLQVYLVRDEGDLAVETADNLLYGLQYAKLDVREVNPGAVGSIAPSPYTIIIFTGEDTTRWPFVEMKRYVEQGGNLVFANRFKDPAWNALTGIEEIGEYVPDVYGLNFEESIFPGYVDLNPPDDLFVHSVVDFAIADEANVMLSAEGFPILWEYEVGEGNVLYWNTTITNQKMIRGLFVQTLGTMPPAFVTAQAAIKLMYIDDFPAPVMDGKMKDVSSTPLDKSVKDFFAEDWWEDMVDLAKDDDLIYTGAMIGTYEEEMELVDEQLIKRGEFPMLYFGRKLIAHGGEIGLHGYNHQSLVTADEPIDPTYGYIPWQDKDEMKRSLLQAESVFENYFPAETLKSYVPPSNALNRTGVDAIAEALPELRTIASLYTGEPESGDFVQEFEFDATHPNLYHFPRVTSDYGEERGSIFQIVDAIANLGVFSHFIHPDDVIDPDRAFGRDWDTMFASLRKIVHDVKDQYPHLEAYTQHYATEKMITYQQADLNVTFDESTVYLAGEGLVNPSHFTIRLKPGQSLETGEFDFGTVEQWEADRPLYLVKLTSANAEIAIKGEAQ, translated from the coding sequence ATGGAAAAACGAACTGTAATCTCATTCTCGCTCTTCATCGTCTTATTTTTAGTCGTCGTCGGTGCGATTCAATACTTACGGATCCACTCGCTACACACGTTGTTGCCAAACGTCGCCGAGCAACAGATGAACATCGACCAGTTGAAGAGTGATGCCTCGGCAAAAGCGGGTGAGCATCAGCTTCAAGTTTATCTCGTCCGGGATGAAGGTGATTTGGCGGTCGAAACGGCAGACAACCTGCTGTACGGTCTGCAGTATGCGAAACTTGACGTTCGCGAAGTGAACCCAGGCGCCGTCGGATCGATTGCGCCATCTCCATACACCATCATCATTTTCACGGGTGAAGATACGACAAGATGGCCGTTCGTGGAAATGAAACGTTATGTCGAACAAGGCGGGAACCTCGTCTTTGCGAATCGGTTTAAAGATCCGGCATGGAACGCGTTGACCGGAATTGAAGAAATCGGTGAGTATGTGCCGGATGTATACGGCTTGAATTTCGAGGAGTCGATTTTTCCGGGCTATGTCGACTTGAATCCACCAGACGACTTATTTGTCCATAGCGTCGTCGATTTTGCGATTGCAGACGAGGCCAACGTCATGTTGTCAGCTGAAGGTTTCCCAATCCTTTGGGAATACGAAGTCGGCGAGGGAAACGTCCTTTATTGGAATACGACAATCACCAACCAAAAGATGATCCGCGGTCTGTTCGTGCAGACGCTCGGCACGATGCCGCCGGCGTTCGTCACAGCACAAGCAGCGATCAAGCTCATGTACATCGATGATTTCCCGGCACCGGTCATGGACGGGAAAATGAAAGACGTGTCCTCGACCCCGCTCGATAAATCGGTCAAAGACTTCTTCGCCGAGGATTGGTGGGAAGATATGGTCGATTTGGCGAAAGATGACGATTTGATTTACACGGGTGCCATGATCGGGACGTATGAAGAGGAGATGGAGCTCGTCGACGAACAGTTGATCAAACGGGGTGAGTTCCCAATGCTCTACTTCGGTCGCAAATTGATCGCCCACGGTGGGGAAATCGGACTCCATGGCTATAACCACCAGTCGCTCGTCACGGCCGATGAACCGATTGACCCGACGTACGGGTACATCCCCTGGCAAGATAAAGACGAGATGAAACGGTCATTGCTTCAAGCCGAGTCCGTGTTTGAGAACTATTTCCCGGCCGAGACGCTCAAGTCATACGTTCCGCCGTCGAACGCGCTCAACCGGACTGGGGTCGATGCGATCGCCGAAGCGTTGCCAGAACTGCGCACGATTGCTTCGCTCTACACGGGGGAGCCGGAGAGCGGAGACTTCGTCCAAGAATTCGAATTTGATGCGACGCATCCGAACTTGTACCATTTCCCGCGTGTGACAAGCGATTACGGGGAAGAGCGCGGATCGATTTTTCAAATAGTCGATGCAATCGCCAACTTGGGTGTGTTTTCCCACTTCATTCACCCGGATGATGTCATCGACCCCGACCGGGCCTTCGGTCGGGATTGGGATACGATGTTCGCGAGTCTTCGCAAAATCGTCCATGACGTGAAAGATCAATATCCGCACCTCGAGGCATATACGCAACACTACGCGACCGAAAAGATGATCACATACCAACAAGCTGATTTGAACGTCACGTTTGATGAGTCGACCGTCTATTTGGCCGGGGAAGGTCTCGTCAACCCCTCTCATTTCACGATTCGCCTCAAACCAGGCCAATCACTTGAGACGGGAGAGTTTGACTTTGGGACGGTCGAACAATGGGAAGCCGACCGTCCGCTCTACCTTGTCAAACTGACATCGGCGAACGCTGAAATCGCCATCAAGGGGGAAGCGCAATGA
- the pelF gene encoding GT4 family glycosyltransferase PelF, whose translation MRIGLVLEGSYPYVSGGVSSWTQTLIEAMPEVSFEIISIQPTEKRPEEMKYVFPPNVSGITHLYLSDVGERAKGRLKWGAEDEQNVSDWLMLKSPNRHALRLLGKEVPSSQAFFASEFFWKNVKAAYAEEMNGGSFIDYFWMWQSMYTPILRVLHQPLPKVDLVHSVSTGYAGVVASYMKETQGIPFILTEHGIYSREREEEILQSYWIPAPYKPRWVRFFHHLSREAYNAADEIITLFERNREYQEWIGAPSEKTKIIANGIADRQIQATVDRPEHDLFQIGAIVRLVPIKDLKTMIYAAKILQERHRLFKLTIMGPLDEDEEYAEECRLLIEQSGLNDYVELVGKVDVQAYLPKFDLLLLTSISEGQPLAILEGMAAGIPWVATDVGACSELLYGREDDPFGPAGFIVPPVHPEAVADKVEWMMDYPQERMRFGKNGRERVRQYYRLQQVVDRYKAIYETRREQYGGHRV comes from the coding sequence ATGAGAATCGGACTCGTATTAGAGGGCAGTTATCCATACGTGAGCGGAGGCGTCTCAAGTTGGACGCAGACGTTGATTGAGGCGATGCCCGAAGTGTCGTTTGAAATCATTTCGATTCAACCGACCGAGAAGCGTCCGGAAGAGATGAAATATGTGTTCCCACCGAACGTCTCCGGCATCACCCATCTATATTTGAGCGACGTGGGCGAGCGGGCGAAAGGGCGATTAAAGTGGGGCGCTGAGGACGAACAGAACGTATCGGACTGGCTCATGTTGAAAAGTCCGAACCGGCATGCGCTTCGTTTGCTTGGGAAAGAAGTGCCTTCAAGTCAGGCGTTTTTCGCAAGCGAGTTCTTTTGGAAAAATGTCAAGGCGGCCTACGCCGAGGAAATGAACGGGGGTTCGTTCATCGACTATTTCTGGATGTGGCAGAGTATGTACACTCCGATTTTACGGGTGCTCCATCAACCGCTCCCGAAAGTCGACCTCGTTCATTCCGTGTCAACGGGTTATGCCGGTGTGGTCGCGTCCTACATGAAGGAGACGCAAGGGATTCCGTTCATCTTGACGGAGCACGGCATCTACTCGCGGGAACGCGAGGAGGAAATTTTACAGTCATATTGGATTCCGGCGCCGTATAAGCCGAGGTGGGTCCGTTTCTTTCACCATTTGTCGCGTGAGGCCTATAACGCGGCCGATGAGATCATCACCTTGTTCGAGCGGAACCGCGAATATCAGGAGTGGATTGGCGCCCCGAGCGAGAAGACGAAAATCATCGCCAACGGCATCGCCGATCGACAAATCCAGGCGACGGTCGATCGCCCTGAGCACGATCTCTTTCAAATCGGGGCCATCGTCCGCTTGGTGCCAATCAAAGATTTGAAGACGATGATTTACGCCGCCAAGATTTTGCAGGAGCGGCATCGTCTGTTCAAACTGACGATCATGGGACCGCTCGATGAGGATGAAGAATATGCGGAAGAGTGCCGTCTGCTCATCGAACAGAGCGGACTGAACGATTATGTCGAGCTTGTCGGAAAGGTTGATGTCCAAGCCTATTTGCCGAAGTTTGATTTACTTCTGTTGACGAGTATCTCGGAAGGTCAACCGCTCGCGATTCTTGAAGGAATGGCAGCCGGCATCCCGTGGGTCGCGACCGATGTCGGGGCTTGTTCCGAGCTCCTGTACGGCCGAGAAGACGACCCGTTCGGTCCAGCCGGATTTATCGTGCCCCCGGTTCATCCGGAAGCGGTCGCGGACAAGGTCGAGTGGATGATGGATTATCCGCAGGAGCGGATGCGTTTCGGTAAGAACGGGCGGGAGCGGGTCCGTCAATACTATCGTCTCCAACAAGTCGTGGACCGCTACAAAGCCATCTATGAAACGAGGAGGGAACAGTATGGCGGGCATCGGGTTTAA
- the pelG gene encoding exopolysaccharide Pel transporter PelG has product MAGIGFKLQKLFQEDYYSSRLKAYTFSGLVTSGPWLIVILVVGTIQWLAFQMPTLSLAERTLFMISVSYAFIFSQILFSFQQLVVTRYVADLFYEKKAHEIFPVFTGMLKVTILAATILYSIFWLLSPLDFLYKLTLFVLFMTINVIWVMFLFLSAAKYYQAVAYSFLLGGLISVGSVYAISRLMVNPSSLELLLGFTVGMIVTLFGLFFAMLRTFPLRYAVKEFSYFKYFDRYPDLFAIGVLYVLGIWVTNFIIWFGEGRVIVADSFLFNPYYDTAIFWSYLTIIPTQLLFVVAVETRFYERYRTFYGLINYGGALHQIEKAKQTMTSVLKNELIRLARSQGVVTLFAILMAGVFVSWIGVPDEIGQIFRMTTLAAFANAMILILTLLLLYFEDRRGALFVNISFFTLNALFTLLLLPRGIDWYGVGFAVSTTITFFLAGLRLIYYMGKVDYYVFAASNRRKLGTERFSQMGTLLNRHFSR; this is encoded by the coding sequence ATGGCGGGCATCGGGTTTAAGCTGCAGAAGTTGTTCCAAGAAGACTACTATTCGTCCAGGTTGAAGGCGTACACGTTCTCGGGCCTCGTCACATCCGGACCGTGGTTGATCGTCATCTTGGTCGTCGGGACGATTCAATGGTTGGCGTTCCAAATGCCGACGTTATCGCTCGCCGAACGGACGCTTTTCATGATCTCGGTCTCGTACGCGTTCATCTTCTCGCAAATCTTGTTCAGCTTCCAACAGCTCGTCGTCACCCGATATGTGGCGGACTTGTTTTACGAGAAGAAGGCACATGAGATTTTCCCGGTCTTCACCGGGATGCTCAAAGTGACGATCCTCGCCGCGACGATTCTGTACAGTATCTTTTGGCTATTGTCGCCGCTCGATTTTCTGTACAAACTGACGTTGTTCGTTTTATTCATGACGATCAATGTCATCTGGGTCATGTTCTTGTTCTTGAGTGCCGCCAAGTATTATCAAGCGGTGGCCTATAGCTTCTTGCTCGGCGGACTCATCTCGGTCGGGAGCGTCTATGCGATTAGCCGTCTCATGGTCAATCCGTCGAGTCTCGAGCTGTTGCTCGGTTTCACGGTCGGGATGATTGTGACGTTGTTCGGGTTGTTCTTCGCGATGCTCCGGACGTTCCCGCTCCGTTACGCGGTGAAAGAGTTCTCGTACTTCAAGTACTTCGACCGCTATCCAGACTTGTTCGCCATCGGCGTGTTGTACGTGCTCGGGATTTGGGTCACGAATTTCATCATCTGGTTCGGTGAAGGACGTGTGATCGTCGCGGACTCGTTCTTGTTCAACCCGTATTATGACACGGCCATCTTTTGGTCGTACTTGACGATCATCCCGACGCAACTCCTGTTCGTCGTCGCCGTCGAGACTCGGTTTTATGAGCGCTACCGTACGTTTTATGGATTGATTAACTACGGCGGGGCGCTCCATCAAATCGAGAAAGCGAAACAGACGATGACGTCGGTGCTGAAAAATGAGTTGATTCGACTCGCGCGGAGCCAAGGCGTCGTGACGTTGTTCGCCATCCTCATGGCAGGCGTGTTCGTCAGTTGGATCGGCGTCCCGGATGAGATCGGTCAAATCTTTCGGATGACGACGCTCGCGGCGTTCGCGAACGCGATGATTCTCATCTTGACGTTGTTGTTGCTCTATTTCGAGGATCGACGCGGGGCATTGTTCGTCAACATCTCGTTCTTCACGTTGAATGCGTTGTTCACGCTCTTGCTCTTGCCGCGCGGCATCGATTGGTACGGCGTCGGCTTTGCCGTCAGCACGACAATCACGTTCTTCTTAGCCGGCCTGCGTTTGATCTATTACATGGGCAAAGTCGATTATTACGTGTTCGCGGCCTCGAATCGACGCAAGCTTGGTACCGAACGGTTCTCCCAAATGGGGACGTTGTTGAACCGTCACTTCTCGCGATAA
- the tenA gene encoding thiaminase II, which translates to MTFTAHLRQEADALFQASFDHPFVRELGTGELDEAKFRHYVMQDSYYLNQFSKVQAKGATLAPNMEVASRFLTHALHTIEAEHALHREFFTLLDVTEAEWATFEPAPTAYAYALHMQQAGPTLGDVLASILPCYWVYYEIGERMKDATPDHPIYATWIATYGSEWFRDLVEEQLERLDVLAGQATAEERVRYQQLFLKSCYYEHAFWEMAWTLESWDLPAGVTR; encoded by the coding sequence ATGACATTCACCGCACATCTTCGACAAGAGGCCGATGCCTTGTTTCAAGCCAGCTTTGACCATCCGTTCGTCCGCGAGCTCGGAACGGGTGAACTCGACGAGGCGAAATTTCGGCATTACGTCATGCAAGACTCATATTATTTGAACCAGTTCTCCAAAGTGCAGGCGAAAGGCGCGACCCTCGCCCCGAACATGGAAGTAGCGAGCCGCTTTTTGACGCACGCGCTTCATACGATTGAAGCGGAGCATGCGTTGCACCGTGAGTTTTTCACCTTGCTCGACGTGACGGAGGCAGAGTGGGCAACGTTTGAGCCCGCTCCAACGGCTTACGCCTATGCGCTCCATATGCAACAGGCCGGTCCGACGCTCGGCGACGTGCTCGCGTCGATTTTGCCGTGCTACTGGGTCTATTATGAGATTGGGGAACGAATGAAAGATGCCACACCCGATCATCCGATCTATGCGACGTGGATTGCGACGTACGGTTCGGAATGGTTCCGCGATCTCGTCGAGGAACAGCTTGAACGGCTCGACGTGCTCGCCGGACAAGCGACAGCGGAAGAACGGGTCCGGTATCAACAGCTGTTCTTGAAGAGTTGTTATTATGAACATGCGTTTTGGGAAATGGCGTGGACGCTCGAATCGTGGGATTTACCGGCGGGGGTGACACGATGA
- the thiM gene encoding hydroxyethylthiazole kinase, whose amino-acid sequence MKRDLWDKVRAERPLIHNITNIVVANFSANGLLAIGAAPVMASAVEEVADMASASDALVLNIGTLDATTERTMIRAGQAANESSRPVVFDPVGVGATAFRRDVATSILQHVRVTVIRGNAGEIATLIGLDAAARGVDAGETRVDLNHIARAAARRYNCVVAVTGETDVVSDGDATIEIKGGTAAMARTTGTGCLLSAVVGAFLAVERDAVTATATALAGYARCGELATTLADGPGDFPVHFLNELGKMTAVELPSDRIEVVL is encoded by the coding sequence ATGAAGCGCGACTTATGGGACAAAGTCAGAGCCGAACGGCCACTCATCCATAACATTACGAATATCGTCGTCGCTAACTTTTCGGCGAACGGGTTGCTCGCCATCGGCGCTGCGCCGGTGATGGCGTCAGCCGTCGAAGAAGTCGCGGACATGGCGTCTGCGAGCGATGCGCTCGTACTCAATATCGGCACACTCGATGCGACGACGGAACGTACGATGATTCGAGCCGGACAGGCGGCGAATGAATCGAGCCGGCCGGTCGTCTTCGATCCGGTCGGTGTCGGGGCGACCGCGTTTCGACGTGACGTCGCTACATCCATTTTGCAACACGTCCGCGTGACGGTCATCCGAGGCAATGCCGGAGAAATCGCGACATTGATTGGTCTCGACGCGGCGGCGCGCGGCGTGGACGCTGGGGAAACGCGGGTTGATTTGAATCACATCGCGCGCGCGGCGGCACGACGCTACAACTGTGTCGTTGCCGTGACCGGAGAGACGGATGTCGTCAGCGACGGGGACGCGACGATTGAAATCAAAGGCGGCACCGCAGCAATGGCCCGGACGACAGGGACCGGTTGTTTACTCAGTGCGGTCGTCGGTGCGTTCCTTGCGGTCGAACGGGATGCGGTTACGGCAACGGCGACAGCGCTCGCCGGATATGCCCGGTGCGGCGAACTGGCTACCACTTTGGCGGACGGACCGGGCGACTTCCCCGTTCATTTCTTGAATGAACTCGGCAAGATGACGGCCGTCGAGTTGCCGAGCGACCGTATTGAGGTGGTGTTATGA
- the thiD gene encoding bifunctional hydroxymethylpyrimidine kinase/phosphomethylpyrimidine kinase, translating to MRPQVLTIAGSDSGGGAGIQADLKTFQELGVFGTSVLTAVTAQNTRGVHGVEAVSPELITQQLDAIGSDFSIAACKTGMLFDASRIEAVATGVKRHVFNRLVVDPVMIAKGGAPLLQDTAVDALKTSLLPLATVVTPNVPEAEVLTGLTIRSFNDRLEAARRMLAYGVRAVILKGGHLEGETAEDLIMTESEVFLLSAPRIQTSDTHGTGCTFSAALTAELAKGRSIMEAAVTTKRFIQSAITHGLEIGAGHGPTNHWAYVAYGEEGVTIESIKAGTR from the coding sequence ATGCGGCCGCAAGTATTGACGATTGCGGGTTCGGACTCTGGCGGGGGAGCGGGAATCCAAGCTGATTTGAAGACGTTTCAAGAGCTCGGCGTGTTCGGGACGAGCGTTCTGACGGCCGTCACCGCTCAAAACACTCGTGGGGTGCATGGGGTCGAAGCAGTGTCGCCGGAACTCATCACGCAACAACTCGATGCAATCGGTTCGGACTTTTCGATCGCAGCATGTAAGACCGGGATGTTATTTGATGCGTCGCGCATCGAGGCGGTCGCTACCGGGGTGAAACGTCATGTCTTCAACCGACTCGTCGTCGACCCGGTCATGATTGCGAAAGGAGGGGCTCCGCTTTTACAGGACACGGCGGTCGATGCGCTCAAGACCTCCTTGTTGCCACTCGCGACAGTCGTCACGCCGAACGTGCCGGAAGCGGAAGTGCTGACCGGTTTGACGATTCGATCGTTTAATGATCGTCTCGAGGCGGCTCGGCGGATGTTAGCGTACGGTGTGCGCGCGGTTATTTTAAAAGGCGGCCATCTCGAAGGTGAAACTGCCGAAGACTTGATCATGACGGAGTCAGAAGTGTTCCTCCTCTCGGCCCCGCGCATCCAGACGAGCGATACACACGGAACAGGTTGTACATTTTCGGCGGCGCTTACAGCGGAACTTGCCAAAGGTCGTTCCATCATGGAGGCGGCGGTGACGACGAAGCGGTTCATTCAAAGCGCCATCACCCATGGCCTCGAGATCGGCGCCGGACACGGACCGACGAACCATTGGGCATATGTGGCGTATGGAGAGGAGGGCGTGACGATTGAATCCATCAAGGCGGGCACTCGCTGA
- the thiE gene encoding thiamine phosphate synthase, giving the protein MNPSRRALAEQLRLYFVCGTPNTKDMLQTVETALQCGVTCFQFREKGKEALCGDKKEAMARTLQALCRSYDVPFIINDDVELAARIDADGVHIGQDDDEAAIVRERIGPDKWLGVSVHTLEEAAAAIEHADYVGIGPIYPTTSKEDAGAVNGTTLIRQVRDMYRELPIVGIGGILPEHVPMIRNDGADGVAVISAIASAPDVAMATRRFACL; this is encoded by the coding sequence TTGAATCCATCAAGGCGGGCACTCGCTGAACAGTTACGGCTTTACTTCGTATGCGGGACACCGAACACGAAAGACATGCTCCAGACGGTGGAAACGGCACTCCAATGTGGCGTGACATGTTTTCAATTTCGTGAAAAAGGTAAAGAGGCACTGTGTGGGGATAAAAAAGAAGCGATGGCAAGGACCCTGCAAGCACTTTGTCGTTCGTACGACGTCCCGTTCATCATCAACGACGATGTTGAATTGGCGGCGCGCATTGATGCGGACGGCGTGCATATCGGACAAGACGATGACGAGGCCGCAATCGTTCGGGAGCGGATTGGTCCAGATAAGTGGCTCGGTGTCTCGGTCCACACGCTCGAAGAAGCGGCAGCAGCCATCGAGCATGCGGATTATGTAGGCATTGGCCCAATTTACCCGACGACTTCGAAAGAAGATGCCGGGGCAGTGAACGGGACGACGCTCATCCGGCAAGTCCGAGACATGTATCGAGAGCTGCCAATCGTGGGGATTGGCGGCATTTTACCGGAACATGTCCCGATGATTCGGAACGACGGGGCGGACGGCGTCGCCGTCATCTCGGCCATCGCTTCTGCACCGGATGTGGCCATGGCCACACGGCGTTTCGCTTGTCTCTGA
- a CDS encoding SDR family oxidoreductase: MNVFVIGANGQIGKQLVERLHEEGKHQVTAMVRKQEQLDDFTSKGYQAVLGDLEGDVSSLEQAMSGMDVVVFAAGSGGSTGADKTLLIDLDGAAKSIEAAKNGNVKQFVMVSALKAEDRSAWPEEMKPYYVAKHHADRLLEESGLTYTIVRPGALTDDAGTGKVKTGDVSTGEIPRADVAAFLAHLIGHDAAHNQAIDLVKGDTAIEDTL; this comes from the coding sequence ATGAACGTATTTGTAATAGGCGCGAATGGACAGATTGGAAAACAGCTCGTGGAACGATTGCACGAGGAAGGGAAACACCAAGTCACGGCGATGGTTCGAAAACAAGAGCAACTCGATGACTTCACATCAAAAGGCTATCAGGCCGTCCTAGGCGACCTCGAAGGTGACGTCTCGTCACTTGAACAAGCAATGTCTGGCATGGACGTGGTCGTCTTCGCGGCCGGTTCAGGTGGTAGCACCGGAGCCGACAAGACGCTCCTGATTGACCTTGACGGCGCGGCGAAAAGCATCGAGGCTGCCAAGAACGGGAATGTTAAACAGTTCGTCATGGTGAGCGCCTTGAAAGCGGAAGATCGTTCGGCATGGCCGGAAGAGATGAAACCATATTATGTGGCGAAGCACCATGCGGATCGTCTGCTCGAGGAGAGCGGGCTTACGTATACGATCGTCCGTCCGGGCGCTCTCACAGATGACGCCGGCACCGGCAAAGTGAAGACGGGCGACGTCTCGACAGGTGAGATTCCGCGTGCAGACGTGGCGGCCTTCTTGGCACATCTCATTGGTCATGACGCAGCCCACAATCAAGCGATTGACCTCGTCAAAGGTGACACGGCGATTGAGGACACATTATAA
- a CDS encoding GGDEF domain-containing protein: protein MNDTYGHQVGDDFLIHLGELLEMATPEAGLASRVGGDEFYMYVPNVDADDIVAFVERLQSLLTERPFRLGHETIPIRASIGVSVAPDQGEDLDTLIHKADQAMYQIKQHGKNDYAIYDEVLHGPK from the coding sequence ATCAACGACACGTACGGCCATCAAGTCGGCGATGATTTTCTCATTCATCTCGGTGAGTTGCTTGAGATGGCGACGCCGGAAGCGGGACTGGCCTCGCGCGTCGGCGGGGATGAGTTCTATATGTATGTGCCGAACGTCGATGCAGATGACATCGTTGCGTTCGTCGAGCGCTTGCAGTCGCTGCTGACGGAGCGACCGTTCCGGCTTGGACATGAGACGATTCCGATTCGAGCGAGCATCGGGGTCAGTGTCGCACCGGATCAAGGGGAGGACTTGGACACGCTCATCCATAAAGCTGATCAGGCGATGTATCAAATCAAGCAACACGGTAAAAACGACTATGCGATTTATGACGAGGTGTTACACGGACCGAAATAA
- a CDS encoding OsmC family protein gives MTEKPLVTMRAEGEATSVKTTVHVRDLEPFVVDEPERLGGTDAGPNPLEYLLGGVVVVYDNHDCLRGARPRFQL, from the coding sequence ATGACTGAAAAACCGTTAGTGACGATGCGAGCCGAAGGGGAAGCGACGAGTGTGAAGACGACGGTGCATGTGCGTGACCTCGAACCGTTCGTCGTCGATGAACCGGAACGTCTCGGCGGGACGGACGCCGGTCCGAACCCGCTCGAATATTTGCTTGGGGGCGTTGTCGTCGTGTACGACAATCATGATTGCCTACGTGGCGCAAGACCAAGATTTCAACTATGA
- a CDS encoding OsmC family protein: MAQDQDFNYDGVTFVTEGTLDPRGFQGVEGVRTYFEKVHVNIVLDTTESDERIAALQKGVEARCPIHNLMHAANVDITATWTRK; encoded by the coding sequence GTGGCGCAAGACCAAGATTTCAACTATGACGGGGTGACGTTCGTGACCGAAGGAACGCTCGACCCGCGCGGCTTCCAAGGCGTTGAAGGAGTACGGACGTATTTTGAGAAAGTACACGTCAACATCGTCCTCGATACGACCGAATCGGATGAACGGATTGCGGCGCTCCAAAAAGGCGTTGAGGCTCGTTGTCCAATCCACAATTTAATGCATGCGGCCAACGTCGACATCACGGCGACGTGGACACGGAAGTGA
- a CDS encoding GNAT family N-acetyltransferase has translation MDIRPMTQQDARAIQAWTYEAPYDFYNQEASAEGLDELMAYQVVHDEALIGFYCLGTYAQVPNDTYVYDDTCVDLGLGMRPDRTGRGHGRTFVRLVMQEAAHEGKPLRLTVAAFNERAIHLYEQLGFRRVTSFEKGATRFLVMTR, from the coding sequence ATGGATATTCGCCCGATGACACAGCAAGACGCCCGCGCGATTCAAGCGTGGACGTACGAGGCACCGTATGATTTCTATAACCAAGAAGCTTCAGCGGAAGGGCTGGATGAACTGATGGCGTATCAGGTCGTCCATGACGAGGCGTTGATCGGTTTCTATTGTCTCGGCACGTACGCACAAGTGCCGAACGATACATACGTCTACGATGACACATGCGTCGACCTCGGGCTCGGCATGCGCCCGGATCGAACGGGACGGGGACACGGGCGTACGTTCGTCCGGTTGGTGATGCAAGAAGCGGCGCACGAAGGCAAACCGCTCCGGTTGACGGTGGCCGCGTTCAATGAGCGGGCCATCCATCTCTATGAGCAGCTCGGGTTTCGACGGGTCACTTCGTTTGAAAAAGGGGCGACCCGTTTTCTCGTCATGACCCGATAA
- a CDS encoding DUF4385 domain-containing protein: MPFDYDLDFETIDFREHPELYRVGRGEQGVLLVEPYKSEILPHWRFKTPDIAKQSADEIMELFEKYRANDDFVGMDMARKFIQMGYTRARRYANYKGGRKYKDDGDLHDRQIDEEKAESARIFKERWDQLRADEDYLKRKKAHQKQYG, encoded by the coding sequence ATGCCATTTGATTATGATTTAGATTTTGAAACGATTGATTTCCGCGAACACCCCGAGCTGTATCGAGTCGGACGCGGCGAGCAAGGCGTCCTGCTCGTCGAACCGTATAAAAGTGAAATTCTCCCCCATTGGCGCTTCAAGACGCCTGACATCGCCAAACAGTCCGCCGATGAAATCATGGAGCTATTCGAAAAATACCGGGCCAACGATGATTTCGTCGGAATGGATATGGCCCGCAAATTCATCCAGATGGGCTATACCCGGGCGAGACGTTACGCCAACTATAAAGGTGGACGAAAATATAAGGACGACGGCGATCTCCACGACCGACAAATCGACGAGGAGAAAGCGGAATCGGCCCGCATCTTCAAAGAGCGATGGGACCAGCTTCGGGCGGACGAGGACTATTTGAAGCGAAAGAAAGCCCATCAGAAACAGTACGGCTGA